Proteins co-encoded in one Sus scrofa isolate TJ Tabasco breed Duroc chromosome 14, Sscrofa11.1, whole genome shotgun sequence genomic window:
- the KCNIP2 gene encoding Kv channel-interacting protein 2 isoform X2 codes for MCMGSDTHVCLCSSVTCAFARAGLGVCTVTRRSVRIAVSVRGEVCAVGRVFRFLGDSSLPSALAAPASLRPHRPRPLDPDSVEDEFELSTVCHRPEGLEQLQEQTKFTRKELQVLYRGFKNECPSGIVNEENFKQIYSQFFPQGDSSTYATFLFNAFDTNHDGSVSFEDFVAGLSVILRGTTDDRLNWAFNLYDLNKDGCITKEEMLDIMKSIYDMMGKYTYPALREEAPREHVESFFQKMDRNKDGVVTIEEFIESCQKDENIMRSMQLFDNVI; via the exons ATGTGCATGGGGTCCGACACTCACGTGTGTCTGTGCTCATCTGTTACGTGTGCCTTTGCGCGCGCGGGGCTGGGTGTGTGCACTGTAACACGCAGGTCTGTGAGAATTGCTGTGAGTGTGAGGGGCGAGGTGTGTGCAGTCGGCCGGGTCTTCCGCTTTCTCGGTGACAGTTCGCTCCCTTCAGCATTAGCCGCCCCAGCCTCCCTCCGCCCCCACAGACCCCGCCCGCTGGACCCAG acAGCGTGGAGGATGAGTTTGAACTGTCCACTGTGTGTCACCGGCCCGAGGGTCTGGAGCAGCTGCAGGAGCAAACCAAGTTCACACGCAAGGAATTGCAAGTCCTATACCGGGGCTTCAAAAAC GAGTGTCCCAGTGGAATTGTCAATGAGGAGAACTTCAAGCAGATTTACTCCCAATTCTTTCCTCAAGGAG ACTCCAGCACATATGCCACTTTTCTCTTCAATGCCTTTGACACCAACCACGATGGCTCTGTCAGTTTTGAG GACTTTGTGGCTGGTCTGTCGGTGATTCTTCGGGGAACCACAGATGATAGGCTGAACTGGGCCTTCAACTTGTATGACCTCAACAAGGACGGCTGCATCACCAAGGAG GAAATGCTCGACATCATGAAGTCCATCTATGACATGATGGGCAAGTACACGTATCCTGCACTCCGGGAGGAGGCCCCGAGGGAACACGTGGAGAGCTTCTTCCAG AAGATGGACAGAAACAAGGATGGTGTGGTGACTATTGAGGAATTCATTGAGTCTTGTCAAAAG GACGAGAACATCATGAGGTCCATGCAGCTCTTTGATAATGTCATCTAG
- the KCNIP2 gene encoding Kv channel-interacting protein 2 isoform X4: MRGQGRKESLSDSRDLDGSYDQLTGHPPGPTKKALKQRFLKLLPCCGPQALPSVSENSVEDEFELSTVCHRPEGLEQLQEQTKFTRKELQVLYRGFKNECPSGIVNEENFKQIYSQFFPQGDSSTYATFLFNAFDTNHDGSVSFEDFVAGLSVILRGTTDDRLNWAFNLYDLNKDGCITKEEMLDIMKSIYDMMGKYTYPALREEAPREHVESFFQKMDRNKDGVVTIEEFIESCQKDENIMRSMQLFDNVI; this comes from the exons GCCACCCTCCAGGGCCCACTAAAAAAGCGCTGAAGCAGCGGTTCCTCAAGCTGCTGCCTTGCTGCGGGCCCCAAGCCCTGCCCTCAGTCAGTGAAA acAGCGTGGAGGATGAGTTTGAACTGTCCACTGTGTGTCACCGGCCCGAGGGTCTGGAGCAGCTGCAGGAGCAAACCAAGTTCACACGCAAGGAATTGCAAGTCCTATACCGGGGCTTCAAAAAC GAGTGTCCCAGTGGAATTGTCAATGAGGAGAACTTCAAGCAGATTTACTCCCAATTCTTTCCTCAAGGAG ACTCCAGCACATATGCCACTTTTCTCTTCAATGCCTTTGACACCAACCACGATGGCTCTGTCAGTTTTGAG GACTTTGTGGCTGGTCTGTCGGTGATTCTTCGGGGAACCACAGATGATAGGCTGAACTGGGCCTTCAACTTGTATGACCTCAACAAGGACGGCTGCATCACCAAGGAG GAAATGCTCGACATCATGAAGTCCATCTATGACATGATGGGCAAGTACACGTATCCTGCACTCCGGGAGGAGGCCCCGAGGGAACACGTGGAGAGCTTCTTCCAG AAGATGGACAGAAACAAGGATGGTGTGGTGACTATTGAGGAATTCATTGAGTCTTGTCAAAAG GACGAGAACATCATGAGGTCCATGCAGCTCTTTGATAATGTCATCTAG
- the KCNIP2 gene encoding Kv channel-interacting protein 2 isoform X3 codes for MRGQGRKESLSDSRDLDGSYDQLTGHPPGPTKKALKQRFLKLLPCCGPQALPSVSETLAAPASLRPHRPRPLDPDSVEDEFELSTVCHRPEGLEQLQEQTKFTRKELQVLYRGFKNECPSGIVNEENFKQIYSQFFPQGDSSTYATFLFNAFDTNHDGSVSFEDFVAGLSVILRGTTDDRLNWAFNLYDLNKDGCITKEEMLDIMKSIYDMMGKYTYPALREEAPREHVESFFQKMDRNKDGVVTIEEFIESCQKDENIMRSMQLFDNVI; via the exons GCCACCCTCCAGGGCCCACTAAAAAAGCGCTGAAGCAGCGGTTCCTCAAGCTGCTGCCTTGCTGCGGGCCCCAAGCCCTGCCCTCAGTCAGTGAAA CATTAGCCGCCCCAGCCTCCCTCCGCCCCCACAGACCCCGCCCGCTGGACCCAG acAGCGTGGAGGATGAGTTTGAACTGTCCACTGTGTGTCACCGGCCCGAGGGTCTGGAGCAGCTGCAGGAGCAAACCAAGTTCACACGCAAGGAATTGCAAGTCCTATACCGGGGCTTCAAAAAC GAGTGTCCCAGTGGAATTGTCAATGAGGAGAACTTCAAGCAGATTTACTCCCAATTCTTTCCTCAAGGAG ACTCCAGCACATATGCCACTTTTCTCTTCAATGCCTTTGACACCAACCACGATGGCTCTGTCAGTTTTGAG GACTTTGTGGCTGGTCTGTCGGTGATTCTTCGGGGAACCACAGATGATAGGCTGAACTGGGCCTTCAACTTGTATGACCTCAACAAGGACGGCTGCATCACCAAGGAG GAAATGCTCGACATCATGAAGTCCATCTATGACATGATGGGCAAGTACACGTATCCTGCACTCCGGGAGGAGGCCCCGAGGGAACACGTGGAGAGCTTCTTCCAG AAGATGGACAGAAACAAGGATGGTGTGGTGACTATTGAGGAATTCATTGAGTCTTGTCAAAAG GACGAGAACATCATGAGGTCCATGCAGCTCTTTGATAATGTCATCTAG